From a region of the Hymenobacter jejuensis genome:
- a CDS encoding TonB-dependent receptor yields MNSITGPLLLTLGLLLSSTAATLAQSDAVAPLRGQVTDAAAATALPGATVRWRGTSTDAASTDNTGVFSLARPAHNEYNQLIINYLGYKADTIAIPAGSSAFVRIALRRATELGEVKVEGRAVAYSALTPTNSQMITSRDLTKSACCNLAESFETNASVEVSTTDAVSGAKQIQLLGLDGAYSLLTVDNLPALRGLSTPYRLSYLSGTWIESIDIIKGMGSVVNGYESISGQVNVRLKEPEKTDRLLLNAYGNDLGKFDLNLNASTQLTSKLSTVLMLHSDHLGRRVDRNKDGFLDLPLATQYNAFNKWKYKSDKGIVSEVGLGALRETRQGGQVDFRPDAPSGYYGTTLTTDRYTGYSKTSYTWPGRPYQSLGLLLSGTNYAFDSKYGLRTYNGSQRTGLATLLFQSVLGTTAHTYRVGLNYLHDDYRELYRTGFIYSTETDAERFRREHRNRLERVPGAFAEYTYQNTRNLTVVTGLRLDRHNLYGWFLTPRLNVKYDVRPNTILRVAAGSGFRTANPLAENSGMLVSSREFVINPDLRPEKAWNLGGSFTQYFTVAGRQATVVADYYHTEFQNQIVADPYTSSSLLVIGNLEPGGRSFSRSFQTEVQVEPVKGLQAKAAYKYLDVRTTYEGQLLPKPLTAPHRVFANLGYASAFDKWRADLTMQWYGQRPLAHTPGGLGHQHGTGDATLPNAPRYALFNAQITRAFKRFEVYAGVENLTDYRQRNPIAGAYAPFGPNFDAAMVWGPTYGRLTYGGLRFKIE; encoded by the coding sequence ATGAATAGTATCACAGGGCCCCTGTTGTTGACGCTCGGTTTACTGCTGAGCAGCACGGCAGCGACTTTGGCTCAATCCGATGCCGTTGCGCCGCTCCGCGGGCAGGTTACGGATGCGGCTGCGGCCACCGCTTTGCCAGGCGCTACCGTGCGCTGGCGCGGCACTTCTACCGACGCCGCTTCCACGGACAACACGGGAGTATTCAGTTTGGCCCGCCCAGCACATAACGAATACAACCAACTCATTATCAACTATTTAGGCTATAAAGCCGATACTATAGCCATTCCCGCTGGCAGCAGCGCCTTTGTGCGCATTGCGTTGCGGCGGGCCACGGAGCTGGGCGAGGTAAAGGTCGAAGGCAGAGCAGTGGCCTATTCTGCGCTTACGCCCACCAACTCGCAAATGATTACCAGCCGCGATTTGACCAAATCAGCGTGCTGTAACCTGGCCGAAAGCTTCGAAACAAATGCCTCCGTGGAAGTTTCCACGACCGATGCCGTTTCGGGGGCCAAGCAGATTCAGCTGCTGGGCCTGGATGGGGCTTACTCGCTGCTTACCGTAGACAACCTGCCGGCCTTGCGCGGGCTTTCGACGCCTTATCGCCTAAGCTATTTGTCGGGCACCTGGATCGAGAGCATCGACATTATCAAAGGCATGGGTTCGGTGGTGAACGGCTACGAAAGCATTTCGGGCCAAGTAAACGTGCGGCTGAAAGAGCCCGAGAAAACCGACCGGCTGCTGCTGAATGCTTACGGCAACGACCTCGGCAAATTCGATCTTAACCTGAACGCCTCGACCCAGCTGACGTCGAAGCTGAGCACCGTGCTTATGCTTCACTCCGACCACTTGGGTCGCCGCGTCGATCGTAATAAGGATGGCTTTCTGGACCTGCCGCTCGCCACGCAGTACAATGCGTTTAACAAGTGGAAATACAAGTCTGACAAAGGCATTGTGAGCGAAGTGGGCTTGGGCGCGTTGCGCGAAACGCGTCAGGGAGGGCAAGTTGATTTTCGGCCCGACGCACCTTCCGGTTACTACGGTACTACGCTCACTACCGATCGCTACACGGGCTATTCGAAGACGTCGTACACGTGGCCGGGCCGCCCCTACCAGAGCCTGGGTTTGCTGCTTTCGGGCACAAACTACGCATTTGACTCAAAGTACGGCCTGCGCACCTACAACGGCTCGCAACGCACGGGCTTGGCTACCTTGCTGTTTCAGAGCGTGTTGGGCACTACGGCGCATACCTACCGCGTGGGCCTGAACTACCTGCACGACGACTACCGCGAGCTGTACCGCACGGGCTTTATCTACTCTACCGAAACCGACGCGGAGCGCTTCCGGCGCGAACACCGCAACCGGTTGGAGCGGGTGCCCGGCGCCTTCGCCGAGTATACGTACCAAAACACTCGTAATCTGACCGTTGTGACTGGCCTGCGGCTCGATCGACATAACCTGTACGGATGGTTCCTGACGCCGCGTTTGAACGTGAAATACGACGTCCGGCCAAACACGATTTTGCGCGTGGCGGCGGGCAGTGGCTTTCGCACAGCGAACCCACTGGCCGAAAACAGCGGCATGCTGGTCAGCTCACGTGAGTTCGTAATCAACCCCGACCTGCGGCCCGAAAAGGCTTGGAATCTGGGTGGCAGCTTCACGCAATATTTCACGGTAGCCGGCCGGCAGGCCACCGTGGTGGCTGATTACTACCACACGGAGTTTCAGAATCAGATTGTAGCCGACCCGTACACGTCGAGCTCCCTCCTGGTCATTGGCAACCTCGAACCTGGTGGGCGCTCGTTTTCGCGCAGCTTCCAAACCGAGGTGCAGGTAGAACCCGTGAAAGGACTACAAGCCAAGGCCGCTTACAAATACCTCGACGTGCGCACTACCTACGAAGGCCAGCTGCTGCCCAAGCCCCTTACAGCACCGCATCGGGTGTTTGCGAACCTGGGCTATGCTTCTGCCTTCGACAAGTGGCGCGCCGACCTGACCATGCAGTGGTACGGGCAACGCCCGCTGGCGCATACGCCCGGTGGCTTAGGCCATCAGCACGGCACCGGCGATGCTACACTGCCCAACGCACCGCGTTACGCCTTATTCAACGCTCAGATTACCAGAGCTTTCAAGCGCTTTGAAGTGTATGCCGGCGTTGAAAACCTAACGGATTATCGGCAGCGCAACCCCATTGCGGGGGCGTATGCACCGTTTGGACCGAACTTCGACGCTGCTATGGTTTGGGGACCAACCTATGGCCGCCTGACCTACGGCGGATTGCGCTTTAAAATCGAGTAA
- a CDS encoding penicillin-binding protein, with protein MKGSVKKSIVTRVRLAFLGVCLFSCAIVWKVSRIQFKEGEKWRALEQERRIVYQPVFATRGTILSDNGSIMATSLPFYRVAWDPTVVEEKVFTHGVDSLSLLLSRFFGDRSPQEYRRRLVNAKRSKDPAVRYLRLNSRQINFQEKKQIAQWPIFRAGKNKGGVIFEKVDKRFRPFGGLAQRTIGFVNEDKNGAGLEFTYNRDLAGKDGEALFERLPGGNKPLYDGSEVKPLPGYDIKTTLDINLQDVAENALYKSLVANNAQYGCVILMEVQTGEIKAIANLGKVAEGVYREDYNYAIADQGRTEPGSTFKLASMMALFEENPDIELDDTVNTGNGRMYIGGAVKTDTHGYGRLSVKQVIENSSNIGVAVLIDREFNKKPERYAEYLKKFGLDKPLGFQMSGEARPYVKDPTDRSWSRTSLSTMCIGYELKLAPLQTLAFYNSIANNGVKVQPMIVKEIKQDDKVLEHYEPRVLIPKICSDETLTKLRSMLEGVVLEGTARAIRTPDFTIAGKTGTAWKFKNGQYTKTYSTSFCGYFPADKPKYSCIVVVDSPKGGNWSGAQVSAPIFREVADKAMARDAASQRPLLARAPVNKSQVPFVKAGMQDELTLVCQKLGVSNHSKAEGEEWVRTAVDSGTQALAWQVNPVRRNRVPDVTGMTLRDALFLLENRGLRVKAIGTGRVRRQSLAAGMPLQRGAGVVLELQPIGALPTIATPVLGPAPRPATLVGAGLLNTTPAETDSAPKTKPASPKQVTQQTPRMVQKPKAKA; from the coding sequence ATGAAAGGAAGCGTTAAAAAATCAATCGTTACCCGCGTACGGCTGGCGTTTTTGGGCGTCTGCCTGTTTTCGTGTGCCATCGTTTGGAAGGTGTCACGCATTCAGTTTAAGGAAGGCGAAAAGTGGCGCGCCCTGGAGCAGGAGCGTCGCATCGTGTACCAACCGGTGTTTGCTACCCGCGGCACCATTCTCTCCGACAACGGCAGCATTATGGCCACGTCGCTGCCATTTTACCGCGTTGCCTGGGACCCAACCGTAGTCGAGGAAAAGGTGTTTACCCACGGCGTCGATTCGTTGTCGTTGCTGCTGTCACGCTTTTTCGGCGACCGCTCGCCCCAGGAATACCGCCGCCGATTGGTAAACGCCAAACGCTCTAAGGATCCGGCCGTGCGTTACCTGCGGCTCAACTCGCGGCAGATTAACTTCCAGGAAAAGAAGCAGATAGCTCAGTGGCCCATCTTCCGGGCCGGCAAAAACAAGGGCGGCGTCATTTTCGAAAAAGTCGACAAACGTTTCCGCCCATTTGGCGGCCTGGCACAGCGCACGATTGGCTTTGTGAACGAAGACAAAAACGGTGCGGGTTTAGAATTTACTTACAACCGCGACTTGGCCGGCAAAGACGGCGAGGCCTTGTTTGAGCGCCTGCCCGGCGGCAACAAACCGCTGTACGACGGCTCAGAAGTGAAGCCGCTGCCGGGCTACGACATCAAAACTACACTCGATATTAACCTGCAGGACGTTGCAGAAAACGCTCTGTATAAGTCACTTGTGGCGAACAATGCCCAATACGGCTGCGTGATTTTGATGGAAGTACAAACCGGCGAAATCAAAGCCATCGCCAATCTGGGCAAAGTGGCCGAAGGCGTGTATCGCGAGGATTACAACTACGCCATCGCCGACCAAGGCCGCACCGAACCGGGCTCCACGTTTAAACTGGCCTCGATGATGGCCCTGTTTGAAGAAAACCCTGATATCGAGCTCGATGACACCGTAAATACCGGCAACGGCCGTATGTACATCGGTGGGGCAGTCAAGACGGATACGCACGGCTACGGCCGACTTTCGGTGAAGCAAGTCATTGAAAACTCCTCCAACATCGGGGTGGCCGTGCTCATCGATCGCGAGTTCAATAAGAAGCCCGAACGCTACGCCGAGTATCTGAAGAAGTTCGGGCTCGATAAGCCGCTGGGCTTCCAGATGTCGGGCGAAGCGAGACCCTACGTGAAAGACCCGACCGATCGTTCCTGGAGCCGCACGTCGCTCTCGACTATGTGCATCGGCTACGAGCTGAAACTAGCTCCGTTGCAGACGCTGGCTTTCTATAATTCGATCGCCAACAACGGCGTGAAGGTGCAACCTATGATTGTGAAGGAAATCAAGCAGGACGACAAAGTGCTGGAGCATTATGAGCCCCGCGTGCTGATTCCGAAAATCTGCTCCGACGAAACCCTGACCAAACTGCGCTCGATGCTCGAAGGCGTAGTGCTGGAAGGTACCGCCCGTGCCATCCGCACCCCGGACTTCACGATCGCCGGCAAAACCGGTACGGCCTGGAAATTCAAGAACGGTCAGTATACCAAAACCTACTCGACCAGCTTTTGCGGCTATTTCCCTGCCGACAAGCCCAAGTACAGCTGCATTGTGGTCGTCGACTCGCCCAAGGGCGGCAACTGGTCGGGTGCCCAAGTATCCGCTCCTATTTTCCGCGAAGTTGCCGATAAGGCCATGGCCCGCGATGCCGCCAGCCAACGGCCGTTGCTGGCCCGTGCACCAGTCAACAAGTCGCAGGTGCCCTTTGTGAAAGCCGGCATGCAGGACGAACTGACTTTGGTGTGTCAGAAGCTGGGCGTCAGCAACCACTCGAAGGCTGAAGGCGAGGAGTGGGTGCGCACAGCCGTCGATTCGGGAACGCAAGCGTTGGCTTGGCAAGTAAATCCGGTGCGCCGAAATCGAGTGCCCGACGTAACCGGCATGACGCTGCGCGATGCGCTGTTTCTGCTTGAAAACCGGGGTTTGCGCGTAAAAGCCATTGGCACCGGTCGCGTACGGCGGCAATCGCTGGCTGCGGGCATGCCCTTGCAGCGCGGGGCCGGCGTAGTGCTGGAACTGCAACCCATCGGGGCGCTGCCTACCATTGCTACTCCCGTACTGGGGCCCGCTCCTCGGCCCGCAACGCTGGTGGGCGCTGGCCTTTTGAACACTACCCCGGCTGAAACTGACTCGGCCCCGAAGACCAAACCAGCCTCGCCGAAACAGGTCACGCAGCAAACGCCGCGCATGGTGCAAAAGCCCAAAGCCAAGGCATAG
- the mraY gene encoding phospho-N-acetylmuramoyl-pentapeptide-transferase, which yields MLYYLFTYLYKHYHLPGAGVFQFISFRAAMAVITSLLIAQVFGKSLIRILQRKQVGESIRDLGLQGQMEKKGTPTMGGLIILLAILVPVLLFAKLDNIYIVLMIMSTIWLGLIGFVDDYIKVVKKDKEGLAGRFKVLGQVGLGITVGWVLFFSNDVTVRQYLLPDGQLSAVDASTVYQDVKLMITTIPFAKNNELNYGNLFSYAGPYFNGLYSFLYIPIVILIITAVSNGANITDGLDGLAAGTSAIIGITLAIFAFVSGNSILADYLDIMYIPNSGELVIFCTAFVGACVGFLWYNSYPAQVFMGDTGSLAIGGIIAVLALIVRKELLIPVLCGVFLIENLSVMVQVAYFKYTKRKYGEGRRLLRMSPLHHHYQKIGYHESKIVSRFWIVGIMLAVLTLVTLKLR from the coding sequence ATGCTTTATTACCTCTTTACGTATCTCTACAAACACTATCACCTGCCGGGCGCGGGCGTATTCCAGTTTATTTCGTTTCGAGCGGCCATGGCCGTGATTACTTCGCTGCTCATCGCGCAGGTTTTTGGCAAAAGCCTCATTCGGATTCTGCAACGCAAGCAAGTAGGCGAAAGCATCCGCGACTTGGGCCTGCAGGGGCAGATGGAAAAAAAGGGCACGCCAACCATGGGCGGGCTTATCATTCTGCTTGCCATTCTGGTGCCCGTCTTGCTCTTCGCGAAGCTTGATAACATCTACATCGTGCTCATGATTATGAGTACCATTTGGCTTGGTTTGATCGGTTTTGTCGACGACTACATCAAGGTAGTCAAGAAGGACAAAGAAGGTTTGGCCGGCCGCTTCAAGGTGTTGGGCCAGGTTGGATTGGGCATTACGGTAGGTTGGGTGTTGTTTTTCAGCAACGACGTGACTGTGCGCCAGTACCTGCTACCCGACGGCCAGCTGTCGGCCGTGGACGCCAGCACTGTGTATCAGGATGTAAAGCTGATGATCACGACCATTCCGTTTGCCAAAAACAATGAGCTCAACTACGGCAACCTGTTCAGCTACGCCGGGCCGTATTTCAATGGCCTCTACAGCTTTCTTTACATCCCCATTGTCATCCTGATTATCACGGCCGTGAGCAACGGCGCCAACATCACCGACGGCCTCGACGGCTTGGCAGCAGGTACCTCTGCTATCATCGGCATTACGCTGGCCATTTTTGCCTTCGTAAGCGGCAACTCGATACTGGCTGATTATCTGGATATTATGTACATCCCTAATTCCGGGGAATTAGTAATTTTCTGTACAGCCTTCGTGGGGGCCTGCGTTGGCTTTCTGTGGTATAACAGTTATCCGGCGCAGGTATTTATGGGCGATACGGGTTCGCTGGCCATCGGCGGCATCATCGCGGTGCTGGCCCTTATTGTGCGCAAAGAGTTGCTGATCCCGGTCTTGTGTGGTGTGTTTCTGATTGAGAATCTGTCGGTTATGGTGCAGGTGGCCTATTTTAAATACACCAAGCGCAAATACGGCGAAGGTCGCCGGTTGCTGCGCATGTCGCCTTTGCACCATCACTACCAGAAAATAGGCTACCACGAATCCAAAATCGTTTCGCGGTTCTGGATTGTGGGCATCATGCTGGCTGTCTTGACTTTAGTAACCTTAAAACTGCGGTAA
- the rsmH gene encoding 16S rRNA (cytosine(1402)-N(4))-methyltransferase RsmH: MSTFHNDTAYHRPVMLAECLDALDLRPDGRYVDVTFGGGGHSARMLERLTTGHLYSFDQDADAEQEAAKLAQPQFTFIRANFRDLHQELAERNALPVDGLLADLGVSSHQFDTAERGFSTRFDGPLDMRMDPEGERTAADVVADYSEAELHRIFGMYGEVTNARTLAQTVVSARRAQAIRTIGDLKKAIASCTPRGKENKYLAQVFQALRIEVNDEMSALQEMLLQTAQVLRPGGRLVVMSYHSLEDRLVKNFMAKGKFFGEVEKDLFGHQHRPFDVLTRKPVEASAEEIAINSRARSAKLRVAVRSSFKSDF; encoded by the coding sequence ATGAGCACGTTCCACAACGATACGGCCTACCATCGGCCCGTGATGCTCGCGGAGTGCCTCGATGCGCTCGATTTGCGCCCCGACGGCCGTTATGTAGATGTAACGTTCGGCGGCGGCGGCCACTCGGCCCGGATGCTGGAGCGCCTCACGACGGGCCATCTTTACAGCTTCGACCAAGATGCCGACGCCGAGCAAGAAGCCGCTAAGCTGGCCCAGCCACAGTTTACGTTTATCAGAGCCAACTTCCGGGACTTGCACCAAGAGCTGGCCGAGCGCAACGCCTTGCCCGTCGATGGCCTACTGGCCGATTTGGGCGTGTCGTCGCACCAATTCGACACGGCCGAGCGCGGGTTTAGCACCCGCTTCGACGGGCCCTTGGACATGCGCATGGACCCTGAAGGCGAGCGCACGGCTGCCGACGTAGTCGCTGACTATTCGGAAGCCGAGCTGCACCGCATCTTCGGCATGTACGGCGAAGTGACGAATGCCCGCACCCTGGCCCAAACGGTAGTTTCAGCCCGGCGCGCCCAAGCCATCCGGACCATCGGTGATCTGAAAAAAGCGATTGCCAGCTGCACGCCGCGCGGCAAAGAAAATAAGTACCTCGCGCAAGTATTTCAGGCTCTGCGCATTGAGGTAAACGACGAAATGAGCGCTTTGCAGGAAATGCTGCTGCAAACCGCTCAGGTACTGCGCCCCGGCGGTCGGCTCGTGGTCATGTCCTATCACTCGCTGGAAGACCGGTTGGTGAAAAACTTCATGGCCAAGGGCAAGTTTTTCGGCGAAGTCGAAAAAGACCTTTTCGGACATCAGCACCGGCCCTTCGACGTGCTCACGCGCAAACCGGTGGAGGCCTCGGCCGAAGAAATTGCCATCAACAGCCGCGCACGGAGCGCTAAGTTGCGGGTAGCTGTGCGCAGCTCCTTTAAATCTGACTTTTGA
- a CDS encoding HYC_CC_PP family protein, with protein sequence MKRPLSHRLFSAMLALLVLASSVGLTVLQHTCRESGRSTASVVFSTPHHRCPSPMSVASAGHTSAPHKAQLKGACCDFSTHFHKLDSSSPQLAWVKSLVPDWVAVPLPATCWPALPPAAVVAQATRWYAADSSPPPRAGRLLLAFVCTLVV encoded by the coding sequence GTGAAACGCCCCTTGTCTCATCGGCTCTTCAGTGCTATGCTGGCCCTGCTGGTACTCGCCTCTTCGGTGGGCCTGACGGTGCTGCAGCACACCTGCCGGGAAAGCGGTCGGAGCACGGCGTCGGTGGTTTTTAGTACGCCTCACCACCGTTGTCCGTCGCCTATGTCGGTGGCAAGCGCGGGTCACACTTCTGCCCCACACAAGGCACAACTCAAAGGCGCGTGCTGCGATTTCAGCACCCATTTCCACAAGCTGGATTCGTCCTCACCGCAGTTGGCTTGGGTGAAATCGCTGGTGCCCGATTGGGTGGCGGTGCCGCTGCCGGCCACTTGCTGGCCTGCGCTACCGCCGGCCGCAGTTGTAGCGCAAGCCACGCGCTGGTACGCCGCCGATAGTTCGCCCCCGCCCCGCGCCGGCCGTTTGTTGCTGGCATTTGTTTGCACGCTCGTCGTCTAG
- a CDS encoding FtsL-like putative cell division protein — translation MAINTIKPPTATPRANVPRAVVAPEPEPVRLPEPEPEPTSEPEPEMPRAPRPQRPRSNWSVFTLLERLTSMDGLFRDGLPVRYLPHVLFIMFLVLVYIGNTHYAYRMNRNIQKLKLETEDLRADYTTLKSDYMEASKQSEVARKVASYGLVESSSPPFHISVPAGRLDEAALDRVPLLTADSVAAQAARAKADSVAASAAPETLEEGEAPEAPPIGDPATLETPAAAKPAAPRRKPMTLNPSTHSAKRGHERKR, via the coding sequence ATGGCCATCAACACCATCAAGCCTCCAACCGCAACGCCCCGGGCCAATGTGCCCCGGGCAGTGGTTGCCCCTGAGCCAGAGCCGGTGCGTCTGCCGGAGCCCGAGCCCGAGCCCACATCCGAACCGGAGCCCGAAATGCCCCGTGCGCCCCGCCCCCAAAGGCCGCGCAGCAACTGGAGCGTATTTACGCTGCTCGAGCGGCTCACCAGCATGGACGGCTTGTTTCGCGATGGCCTGCCGGTTCGCTACCTGCCGCACGTGCTGTTCATCATGTTTTTGGTGCTCGTCTACATTGGCAATACGCACTACGCGTACCGCATGAACCGCAACATCCAGAAGCTTAAGCTGGAAACCGAAGACTTGCGCGCCGATTACACCACTCTGAAATCGGACTACATGGAGGCCAGCAAGCAAAGCGAAGTGGCGCGCAAAGTGGCTTCGTATGGCTTGGTAGAAAGCTCGTCGCCGCCCTTTCACATTTCCGTACCCGCCGGTCGCCTCGACGAAGCCGCTCTAGACCGGGTTCCGTTGCTGACCGCCGACTCGGTTGCTGCTCAGGCCGCTCGTGCCAAAGCCGATTCGGTAGCCGCCTCGGCGGCGCCCGAAACGCTGGAAGAAGGCGAAGCACCCGAAGCGCCGCCTATTGGCGATCCGGCCACATTAGAAACGCCTGCCGCTGCCAAACCCGCAGCACCACGGCGTAAACCCATGACTCTGAATCCTTCTACTCATTCAGCAAAGCGCGGCCATGAAAGGAAGCGTTAA
- the murD gene encoding UDP-N-acetylmuramoyl-L-alanine--D-glutamate ligase, translating into MKIVILGAAESGVGAALLAQAKGHNVFVSDRGPIQKLYKDKLTTAGIRFEENAHTLEEILTADEVIKSPGIPEKTPVIQALREKSIPIISEIEFAGRYTRAKCICITGTNGKTTTTLLTYHLLKKAGLRVGLAGNVGFSLAEQVIEDQNDYYVVELSSFQLDDTSEFRPWIAVLLNITPDHLDRYDYSLEKYAQAKLSITRNMDSTGWFIYNADDEVTQREFAAAFCQTNLLPFSLHHRPDYQLAGYYTAVDCVCTNLEPAFPDAGQEVSVERSPLIGQHNRQNMLAAVLAARVAGVTPEKIERALASFQNADHRLQLVGEVNGARFINDSKATNVEAAWYALDGIPQPIIWIAGGTDKGNDYASLIPLAQQRVKALICLGVDNTKLHAAFDAVVPHVEETQSMETAVRRAAEMATEGDVVLLSPACASFDLFKNYEDRGRQFTAVVQQVMDEASND; encoded by the coding sequence ATGAAAATCGTCATCCTCGGAGCGGCCGAAAGTGGAGTAGGAGCGGCGCTGTTGGCGCAGGCCAAAGGCCACAATGTGTTCGTGTCCGACCGCGGCCCGATTCAGAAGCTTTACAAAGACAAGCTGACAACCGCTGGCATTCGCTTTGAAGAAAATGCGCACACGCTGGAGGAAATCCTGACGGCGGATGAGGTAATTAAGAGCCCCGGGATTCCGGAAAAAACGCCCGTGATTCAGGCGTTGCGTGAAAAGAGCATTCCGATTATCTCCGAAATCGAGTTTGCGGGTCGTTACACACGCGCCAAATGCATCTGCATCACGGGCACCAATGGCAAAACTACCACCACGCTGCTCACTTATCATTTGCTCAAAAAAGCTGGGTTGCGCGTTGGTTTGGCTGGCAACGTAGGCTTTAGTCTGGCTGAGCAAGTCATTGAAGATCAGAATGATTACTACGTGGTGGAACTCAGTAGCTTCCAACTCGACGACACCAGCGAGTTTCGGCCCTGGATTGCGGTGCTGCTCAACATCACGCCCGACCACCTAGACCGCTACGACTACTCGCTCGAAAAATACGCTCAAGCCAAGCTGAGCATTACGCGCAACATGGACAGCACCGGCTGGTTTATCTACAACGCCGACGACGAGGTGACGCAGCGCGAATTTGCGGCTGCCTTTTGCCAAACCAACCTGTTGCCCTTCAGCCTGCACCACCGGCCAGACTATCAACTGGCGGGTTACTATACGGCTGTCGATTGCGTGTGCACTAACCTAGAGCCTGCTTTCCCGGATGCTGGCCAAGAGGTGAGCGTTGAACGCTCGCCGCTGATTGGGCAGCACAACCGCCAAAATATGCTGGCGGCCGTGCTGGCCGCGCGGGTCGCTGGCGTAACTCCCGAAAAAATTGAGCGAGCGCTGGCTTCCTTCCAAAACGCTGATCACCGCTTGCAACTCGTGGGCGAAGTAAACGGGGCGCGTTTCATCAACGATTCCAAAGCCACCAACGTGGAGGCGGCATGGTACGCTCTCGACGGAATTCCGCAGCCCATCATCTGGATTGCGGGCGGTACCGACAAAGGCAATGACTATGCATCGCTTATTCCGCTGGCGCAGCAGCGCGTCAAAGCCCTGATTTGTTTGGGCGTTGATAACACGAAGCTGCACGCGGCCTTCGATGCGGTGGTGCCGCACGTCGAGGAAACCCAATCGATGGAAACCGCTGTGCGGCGGGCCGCCGAAATGGCCACCGAAGGCGATGTAGTGCTGCTTTCACCAGCCTGCGCCAGCTTCGACCTATTCAAAAACTACGAAGACCGAGGGCGTCAGTTTACGGCTGTTGTGCAGCAGGTTATGGACGAAGCCTCAAACGATTAA
- a CDS encoding UDP-N-acetylmuramoyl-L-alanyl-D-glutamate--2,6-diaminopimelate ligase codes for MNEDNSIKHSLSTLLSGVTVRTQRGPADVAVQGLTLDSRQAGPGLAFFALRGAQHDGHQFIAKAVEQGASVVVCEDLPADLSAETTYVQVPSSAEAMALMAAEFYGHPSRQLKLVGVTGTNGKTTCATVLHKLFRELGYHVGLLSTVQNQIDEQVIPATHTTPDAINLNALLAQMVKAGCTHTFMEVSSHAVVQHRITGLHFAGGIFTNLTHDHLDYHGTFDEYLKAKKGFFDKLDKQAFALTNADDKRGMVMLQNTAARRETYSLRSLATFRARLIENAVHGLHLEVDGRDVQFRLIGVFNAYNILAVYGAAVLLGEDATEVLTVLSGLTSAPGRFEPIVAEKTRITGIVDYAHTPDALENVLSTIAQIRQPTQQVITVVGCGGNRDAAKRPIMANLAAQGSDRVVLTSDNPRFEDPNDILAQMQAGVKPQDLGKVFTVPDRREAIKMACALAQPGDIVLVAGKGHESYQEIRGVRSAFDDKKVLEEMFELLGK; via the coding sequence TTGAACGAAGATAATTCCATTAAGCATTCTCTTTCCACGCTGCTGTCTGGCGTGACCGTACGCACGCAACGCGGGCCCGCCGACGTTGCCGTGCAAGGTCTGACCCTGGATTCGCGGCAGGCCGGACCGGGTTTGGCGTTTTTTGCCTTGCGTGGTGCGCAACATGATGGTCATCAATTCATTGCAAAAGCAGTAGAGCAAGGCGCATCCGTAGTGGTGTGCGAAGATCTGCCCGCTGACCTGAGCGCCGAAACCACCTACGTGCAGGTGCCCAGCAGTGCTGAAGCCATGGCGCTGATGGCAGCCGAGTTTTACGGCCATCCTTCGCGACAGCTCAAACTGGTGGGCGTGACGGGTACCAACGGCAAAACCACCTGCGCCACCGTGCTGCACAAGCTGTTTCGCGAGTTAGGCTACCACGTTGGCTTGCTTTCGACCGTGCAAAACCAGATCGACGAGCAGGTGATTCCGGCTACGCACACCACGCCCGATGCCATCAATTTGAATGCGCTGCTGGCCCAAATGGTAAAAGCCGGCTGCACGCACACGTTTATGGAGGTAAGCTCGCACGCTGTCGTGCAGCATCGCATAACGGGCTTGCACTTTGCAGGCGGTATTTTTACCAACCTCACCCACGATCACCTCGACTACCACGGCACCTTCGACGAGTACCTGAAGGCTAAAAAAGGCTTTTTCGATAAGCTTGATAAACAGGCATTTGCCTTAACCAACGCCGACGACAAGCGCGGCATGGTGATGCTGCAAAATACCGCCGCCCGCCGCGAAACTTATTCTTTGCGCAGCCTGGCGACATTTCGGGCCCGGCTGATCGAGAACGCAGTGCACGGCCTGCATCTGGAAGTAGACGGCCGCGACGTGCAATTCCGGCTGATTGGGGTGTTTAATGCGTATAATATCCTGGCCGTGTATGGTGCGGCCGTGTTGCTGGGCGAAGATGCCACGGAGGTGCTTACCGTACTTTCCGGCTTGACTTCGGCGCCCGGCCGTTTTGAACCCATTGTGGCCGAAAAAACGCGCATCACCGGCATTGTGGACTACGCCCACACGCCCGACGCGCTCGAAAACGTCCTTTCGACCATCGCTCAAATTCGCCAGCCCACGCAGCAAGTAATTACGGTAGTGGGCTGCGGCGGCAACCGCGACGCGGCCAAGCGTCCGATAATGGCCAATCTGGCGGCACAAGGCTCTGATCGAGTGGTGCTTACCTCGGATAACCCAAGATTTGAAGATCCCAATGATATTCTTGCCCAAATGCAGGCAGGAGTGAAGCCCCAGGATTTGGGCAAAGTATTTACCGTTCCCGACCGGCGTGAGGCCATCAAGATGGCTTGTGCGCTGGCCCAGCCGGGTGATATCGTGCTGGTAGCCGGCAAAGGCCACGAATCTTACCAGGAGATTCGGGGTGTGCGCTCGGCCTTTGACGACAAAAAAGTGCTGGAGGAAATGTTTGAGCTGCTAGGAAAATAA